From Zalophus californianus isolate mZalCal1 chromosome 16, mZalCal1.pri.v2, whole genome shotgun sequence, one genomic window encodes:
- the FADS6 gene encoding fatty acid desaturase 6 gives MEPAQGAPPGNGGGEALLGELEALVRDVERASSWWERRGVDCAILGLSLLALPAGFLCLRSENVLVLGLGITILGVSHYTLTVKGSHLATHGALTESKGWSKIWELFFVEVCLAFSAEYAKYGHVKIHHGYTNVLGLGDSSTWRLPCLNRFVYMFLSPLLIPIITPLVAVERLRKVELRLAVRTLGLISLGLYAHYWLLLNVSGFRSPGSALLCMFITRSLLAHPYLHVNIFQHIGLPMFSRDKKPRRIHMMSLGVLNLPRLPVLDWAFGHSLISCHVEHHLFPWLSDNMCLKVKPVVSQFLHEKKLRYNEDSYLARFRLFLSHYEELMVQTPPITELVGLQ, from the exons ATGGAGCCGGCTCAGGGCGCCCCTCCGGGGAACGGCGGGGGCGAGGCGCTGCTGGGCGAGCTAGAGGCGCTGGTCCGGGACGTGGAGAGGGCCAGCTCGTGGTGGGAGCGCCGCGGCGTGGACTGCGCCATCCTCGGGCTCAGCCTCCTCGCCTTGCCGGCCG GGTTCTTATGCCTGCGCTCTGAGAATGTCCTGGTCCTTGGGCTGGGCATCACCATCCTGGGTGTGTCCCACTACACACTCACTGTCAAGGGCAGCCACTTGGCCACTCACGGGGCGCTCACAGAGTCCAAAGGCTGGAGCAAGATCTGGGAGCTTTTCTTTGTGGAG GTATGCTTGGCCTTCAGCGCAGAGTACGCCAAGTATGGACACGTCAAGATACACCATGGTTATACCAACGTGCTGGGCCTGGGGGACTCGAGCACGTGGAGACTGCCTTGCCTCAACCGCTTTGTGTACatgttcctttctcctctcttgaTCCCCATCATAACTCCACTGGTGGCTGTCG AGCGGCTGAGGAAGGTGGAGCTCAGGTTGGCTGTGCGCACGCTGGGCCTGATTTCCCTGGGCCTCTATGCTCACTACTGGCTACTTCTGAACGTGTCTGGCTTCAGGAGCCCCGGCTCGGCCCTGCTCTGCATGTTCATCACCAGATCCCTGCTGGCCCACCCTTACCTCCATGTCAACATCTTCCAG CACATTGGGCTGCCCATGTTCTCCCGGGACAAGAAGCCCCGGCGGATTCACATGATGAGCCTGGGTGTGCTGAACCTGCCTCGGCTGCCGGTGCTGGACTGGGCGTTTGGCCACTCCCTCATCAGCTGCCACGTGGAACACCACTTGTTCCCCTGGCTCTCTGACAACATGTGCCTGAAG GTGAAGCCCGTGGTGTCCCAGTTCCTCCATGAGAAGAAGCTGCGGTACAATGAGGACTCTTACCTGGCTCGCTTCAGGCTGTTTCTCAGTCACTATGAGGAGTTAATGGTGCAGACCCCTCCCATCACCGAACTGGTGGGATTGCAGTGA